The following coding sequences lie in one Oryza brachyantha chromosome 10, ObraRS2, whole genome shotgun sequence genomic window:
- the LOC102707805 gene encoding phospholipase D gamma 1-like has product MEGGNHGGQGYPYPPQQYPYPYSQYQYPPPQPTGPPPSAYLAPSPSFPGYPPAPPQPQPYAHHSGPLQPYPPPQQQQQYHHHHAYPPPHPPVYPSYPSPGQSPSISPSASFHHQPAASTPESPAPSAPSYPIADVLANMHISDRADYPPPAAVPASSPSVLPPSASFSSGGSSHGGGGMQMVPYGSPAGGSQHGSVRPSLKVVLLHGSLDIWVFDARNLPNKDLFSKRVGDLLGPRITGAVGSKMSTANMTSDPYVAIQVSYATVARTFVIPNNENPVWTQNFIVPVGHEAAEVQFIVKDNDVFGAQLIGTVAIPAEKLLAGERIEGIFDVLEPNGKPCARGAVLRLSIQYIPVARLTMYHHGVIAGPDCLGVPNTYFPLRRGNRVTLYQDAHVPDGCLPDIWLDHGVRYQHGQCWHDIYNAICQARRLIYIVGWSVFHTIHLVREGAVNAQSLGDLLKTKSQEGVRVLLLVWDDPTSRSILGIKTDGFMGTRDEETRRFFKHSSVQVLLCPRSAGKRHSWVKQQETGTIFTHHQKTVIVDADAGNYKRKIIAFVGGLDLCGGRYDTPMHPLFRTLQTVHKEDYYNPNFATVDARGPREPWHDLHSKIDGPAAYDVLQNFQERWLKASKRHGIKKLAKSYDDALLSIERIPDVISINDAIYFSDNDPETWHVQVFRSLDSNSAKGFPKDPREATRKNLVCGKNVLIDMSIHSAYVNAIRGAQHFIYIENQYFIGSSFNWDSNKDIGANNLIPIEIALKIANKIKAKERFSAYIVIPMWPEGNPTGRPTQRILYWQNKTMQMMYETIYRALKEEGLDDVYEPQDYLNFFCLGNREVADDPSTSNVTNAPQEQARKHRRFMVYVHSKGMIVDDEYVIIGSANINQRSMEGIRDTEIAMGAYQPQYTWANKISAPRGQIYGYRMSLWAEHIGVVEDGFNYPETLECIRRVRYIGEQNWERFFDNEVTEMRGHLMKYPVTVDRKGKVKPLPGCALFPDMGGNICGSFLAIQENLTI; this is encoded by the exons ATGGAGGGCGGCAATCATGGAGGTCAAGGGTACCCCTATCCGCCGCAGCAGTACCCGTACCCGTACAGCCAGTACCAGTACCCTCCTCCCCAGCCGACGGGGCCCCCGCCCTCCGCCTacctcgcgccgtcgccgtccttcCCTGGTTAcccccccgcgccgcctcaGCCGCAGCCGTACGCGCACCATTCTGGCCCGCTTCAGCCTtacccgccgccgcagcagcagcagcagtaccaccaccaccacgcgtaccctccgccgcatccgccggtGTATCCCTCGTACCCGAGCCCCGGTCAGAGCCCGTCGATCTCCCCGAGCGCCAGCTTCCACCACCAGCCGGCGGCATCGACCCCCGAGTCGCCCGCGCCTTCCGCGCCGTCCTACCCCATTGCCGATGTGCTCGCCAACATGCACATCTCCGACCGCGCGGActacccgccgccggcggccgtgcCCGCGTCGTCCCCCTCCGTGCTGCCGCCTTCGGCATCGTTCTCGAGCGGCGGGAGCAGccacggtggtggtgggatgcagatggtgccgtACGGCTCCCCGGCCGGAGGGTCGCAGCACGGCAGCGTGAGGCCGTCCCTGAAGGTGGTGCTGCTCCACGGCAGCCTCGACATCTGGGTGTTCGACGCTCGGAACCTCCCAAACAAGGATCTCTTCTCCAAGAGGGTCGGCGACCTCCTCGGACCTCGCATCACCGGCGCCGTCGGCAGCAAAATGTCCACCGCCAACATGACTAGCGATCCCTACGTTGCTATCCAGGTCTCCTACGCCACCGTCGCGCGTACCTTCGTCATTCCCAACAATGAGAACCCTGTTTGGACGCAGAATTTCATCGTCCCTGTTGGGCATGAGGCAGCTGAGGTCCAGTTCATAGTCAAGGACAATGATGTCTTCGGTGCTCAGCTTATAGGCACCGTGGCGATTCCTGCTGAGAAGCTCCTTGCTGGAGAAAGGATCGAGGGCATCTTTGATGTACTTGAACCGAATGGCAAGCCATGTGCTCGAGGCGCTGTATTGCGGTTGTCCATACAATACATCCCGGTGGCTCGCCTCACAATGTATCACCATGGTGTCATTGCTGGTCCAGATTGCCTGGGAGTTCCTAATACTTACTTCCCGTTGAGGCGTGGCAATAGAGTGACACTGTATCAGGATGCACACGTGCCTGATGGTTGTCTCCCGGATATCTGGCTTGATCATGGAGTGCGCTACCAGCATGGGCAGTGTTGGCATGACATTTACAATGCCATATGCCAGGCAAGACGGTTGATTTACATAGTGGGATGGTCAGTGTTCCACACAATCCACCTTGTAAGGGAGGGGGCTGTGAACGCTCAATCACTTGGGGACCTGTTGAAGACGAAGTCTCAGGAAGGAGTGAGGGTTTTGCTTCTTGTGTGGGATGATCCAACATCAAGGAGTATTCTTGGAATTAAGACG GATGGTTTCATGGGCACACGAGATGAGGAGACTCGCAGATTTTTTAAGCACTCTTCAGTTCAAGTATTGCTTTGCCCACGATCTGCTGGGAAACGACACAGCTGGGTGAAGCAGCAG GAAACAGGAACTATTTTTACTCATCATCAGAAAACAGTTATTGTGGATGCTGATGCTGGCAATTATAAGAGGAAAATAATTGCTTTTGTTGGGGGGCTTGATTTGTGCGGTGGACGATATGATACACCTATGCATCCTCTATTTAGGACTCTTCAGACTGTGCACAAGGAGGATTATTACAATCCAAACTTTGCT aCGGTTGATGCTCGTGGCCCAAGGGAACCATGGCATGACTTGCATTCAAAGATTGATGGTCCAGCAGCATATgatgttttgcaaaattttcagGAGCGTTGGTTAAAGGCATCCAAACGCCATGGGATTAAAAAGTTGGCAAAATCATATGACGATGCTCTTCTCAGTATCGAAAGAATACCTGATGTTATAAGCATTAATGATGCGATATATTTTAGTGACAATGATCCAGAGACATGGCATGTTCAG GTGTTTCGGTCTCTTGATTCAAATTCTGCCAAAGGATTTCCAAAGGATCCACGGGAAGCAACCCGTAAG AATCTTGTTTGTGGGAAGAATGTCCTGATTGATATGAGCATACATAGTGCATATGTCAATGCTATCCGCGGAGCGCAGCACTTTATTTATATTGAGAATCAGTACTTCATTGGATCTTCATTTAATTGGGATTCAAACAAAGATATTG GGGCCAATAATTTAATACCCATTGAAATTGCTCTCAAAATTGCAAACAAGATTAAGGCGAAAGAGAGATTCTCTGCATATATAGTAATACCCATGTGGCCAGAGGGTAATCCAACTGGTCGTCCTACACAACGAATTCTTTACTGGCAG AACAAAACAATGCAAATGATGTACGAGACAATATATAGGGCCCTGAAAGAAGAGGGTCTAGATGATGTTTATGAGCCTCAGGATTATTTGAACTTCTTTTGTCTTGGCAATCGCGAAGTTGCTGATGATCCCAGCACTTCAAATGTGACAAATGCTCCTCAG GAACAAGCTAGGAAGCACAGAAGATTCATGGTCTATGTACATTCAAAAGGCATGATTGTGGATGATGAATATGTGATAATTGGATCAGCTAATATCAATCAGAGGTCAATGGAAGGTATCAGAGATACTGAGATTGCGATGGGAGCATATCAACCACAGTATACATGGGCAAATAAGATTTCTGCACCCCGTGGACAG ATTTATGGGTACAGAATGTCTCTTTGGGCAGAGCATATTGGAGTTGTTGAGGATGGCTTCAACTATCCAGAGACCCTGGAATGCATAAGACGAGTTCGCTACATCGGTGAACAGAATTGGGAACGATTTTTTGATAATGAGGTGACTGAGATGAGAGGCCACCTAATGAAGTACCCTGTAACTGTTGATCGTAAAGGCAAAGTGAAACCCTTGCCAGGATGTGCGTTATTCCCAGACATGGGTGGTAACATCTGTGGATCATTCCTAGCTATCCAAGAAAACCTCACAATATGA
- the LOC102721488 gene encoding uncharacterized protein LOC102721488, whose amino-acid sequence MAGERRRRRRAAAEAVAWCLGLAAVALLLVGSVEEEEEVVVRGARLAAARPCEEIYVVGEGETLHSISDKCGDPYILEQNPHVHDPDDVFPGLVIRITPPRPQLN is encoded by the coding sequence AtggcgggagagaggaggaggaggaggagggcggcggcggaggcggtggcgtggTGCTTGGgcctggcggcggtggcgctgctgctggtggggtcggtggaggaggaggaggaggtggtggtgcgcggggcgcggctggcggcggcgcggccgtgcGAGGAGATATACGTGGTGGGGGAAGGGGAGACGCTGCACAGCATCAGCGACAAGTGCGGCGACCCCTACATCCTCGAGCAGAACCCGCACGTCCACGACCCCGACGACGTCTTCCCCGGCCTCGTCATCAGGatcacgccgccgcgcccccagCTCAACTGA
- the LOC102707245 gene encoding post-GPI attachment to proteins factor 3-like: protein MGIGRARWVALLVGLAAAAAAAVVTVGASEGDADPLYRSCVDECKKTGFLRDASVRHCQVPTDDHPADKSWYAHEPLYLQWKEWNCKSECRYHCMMERESEREQLGLGAIKYHGKWPMKRASVFQEPVSAALSALSLLVQFNGWLSFFLQLSYKLPLRPETQMTYYEYTGLWHIYGLLSMNAWFWRAIYHSCDTSWTEKLYYSSFAAFIGYSLILAILRTLNLKDEASRVMVAAPILAFTTTHILYLNFYELDKDLNTKVCTAASLVQFLLWAIWAVMTKHPSCFKILIVIIGSLSSIVLETYDIPPRWGYVDGRALCVAVSIPLTYLWWTFAKEDAEMRTTAIIKKTR from the exons ATGGGGATTGGCCGAGCGCGCTGGGTGGCGCTGCTTGTCGgccttgcggcggcggcggcggcggccgtggtgaCCGTGGGCGCGTCCGAGGGCGACGCCGATCCGCTCTACAG ATCCTGTGTTGATGAATGCAAAAAGACGGGTTTTCTCCGAGATGCCTCCGTGAGGCACTGTCAGGTCCCGACTGATGACCATCCTGCTGACAAATCGTGGTACGCACATGAACCATTGTACTTGCAGTGGAAAGAATGGAACTGCAAGAGTGAATGCAGATACCACTGTATGATGGAGAGGGAAAGTGAAAGGGAACAACTTGGATTGGGAGCAATTAAGTATCATGGCAAATGGCCTATGAAGCGTGCATCTGTGTTTCAG GAGCCTGTTTCTGCTGCCCTCTCTGCACTCTCTCTTCTTGTACAATTTAACGGgtggctttcctttttcctccagCTTTCTTACAAGCTCCCTCTTAGGCCCGAAACTCAAATGACGTACTATGAATACACTGGTCTGTGGCATATTTATGGCCTCCTGTCCATGAATGCATGGTTTTGGCGTGCTATCTATCATAGTTG CGATACATCTTGGACTGAAAAGTTGTATTATTCATCATTTGCTGCTTTTATTGGGTACTCCCTTATCCTGGCGATATTGCGAACTCTAAATCTGAAGGATGAAGCTTCAAGAGTGATGGTTGCAGCTCCAATTTTGGCATTCACAACAACTCATATTTTGTATCTCAATTTCTATGAACTTGATAAAG ATCTAAACACGAAGGTTTGCACTGCTGCTAGCCTTGTTCAGTTCCTTCTATGGGCAATATGGGCTGTGATGACGAAGCATCCTTCATGTTTTAAGATCTTGATTGTCATTATTGGAAGTTTATCCTCAATAGTCCTCGAAACCTATGACATTCCTCCACGCTGGGGATACGTAGACGGTCGTGCATTGTGTGTAGCTGTGTCTATTCCCCTCACATATCTCTGGTGGACATTTGCAAAGGAGGACGCTGAGATGCGCACTACAGCAATCATCAAGAAAACAAGGTAG
- the LOC102707523 gene encoding protein HOTHEAD-like, with amino-acid sequence MAAPGRASSAAPALAAAVLVSLCLAAVSEEEQLENLRFVRHAQDAPAVSSYNYIVIGGGTAGCPLAATLSEHSRVLLLERGGLPYANMSSEQHFTDALADTSPASPAQRFISEDGVVNARARVLGGGSCLNAGFYTRASNEYVRAAGWDARLVNSSYRWVERSLVFRPDVPPWQAALRDALLEAGVTPDNGFTFDHVTGTKIGGTIFDNSGQRHTAADFLRHARPRGLTVLLYATVSRILFRRQDGVAYPVAYGVVFTDPLGAQHRVYLRDGAKNEVIVSAGTLGSPQLLMLSGVGPQAHLEAHGIEVLVDQPMVGQGVADNPMNSVFIPSPVPVELSLVQVVGITRSGSFIEGVSGSEFGMPVSDGALRWARSFGMLSPQTGQLGTLPPKQRTPEALQRAAEAMMRLDRRAFRGGFILEKILGPVSSGHIELRTADPRANPAVTFNYFREAEDLERCVHGVETIERVIQSRAFSNFTYANASVESIFTDSANFPVNLLPRHANDSRSPEQYCKDTVMTIWHYHGGCHVGAVVDDDYRVFGVQGLRVIDSSTFKYSPGTNPQATVMMLGRYMGVKIQAERWRK; translated from the exons ATGGCAGCACCTGGCCGCgcgagctcggcggcgccggcgctcgccgccgccgtgctcgtctCGCTCTGCCTCGCCGCGGTCTCGGAGGAAG AGCAACTGGAGAACCTGCGGTTCGTGCGGCACGCGCAGGACGCGCCGGCGGTGTCGAGCTACAACTACATCGtgatcggcggcggcacggcggggTGCCCGCTGGCGGCGACGCTGTCGGAGCACTCGcgggtgctgctgctggagcGCGGCGGCCTGCCGTACGCCAACATGTCGAGCGAGCAGCACTTCACGGACGCGCTGGCCGacacgtcgccggcgtcgccggcgcagcGGTTCATCTCGGAGGACGGCGTGGTgaacgcgcgcgcgcgggtgctcggcggcgggagctgccTCAACGCCGGGTTCTACACGCGGGCCAGCAACGAGTACGTGCGCGCCGCCGGGTGGGACGCGCGGCTGGTGAACTCGTCGTACCGGTGGGTGGAGCGCTCGCTGGTGTTCCGCCCCGACGTGCCGCCGTGGCAGGCGGCGCTCCGCGACGCGCTGCTCGAGGCCGGCGTCACGCCCGACAACGGCTTCACCTTCGACCACGTCACCGGCACCAAGATCGGCGGAACCATCTTCGACAACTCCGGCCAGCGCCACACCGCCGCCGACTTCCTCCGCCACGCCCGCCCCCGCGGCCTCACCGTCCTCCTCTACGCCACCGTATCCAGAATCCTCTTCAGACGCCAAG ACGGGGTGGCGTACCCGGTGGCGTACGGGGTGGTGTTCACCGACCCGCTGGGGGCGCAGCACCGGGTGTACCTCCGCGACGGCGCGAAGAACGAGGTGATCGTGTCGGCGGGGACGCTGGGGAGCCCGCAGCTGCTGATGCTGAGCGGCGTCGGGCCGCAGGCTCACCTGGAGGCGCACGGCATCGAGGTGCTCGTCGACCAACCCATGGTCGGGCAGGGCGTCGCCGACAACCCAATGAACTCGGTGTTCATCCCGTCGCCGGTGCCCGTCGAGCTCTCCCTCGTGCAGGTCGTCGGCATCACCCGCTCCGGCAGCTTCATCGAGGGCGTGAGCGGCTCGGAGTTCGGCATGCCGGTCTCCGACGGCGCGCTCCGGTGGGCGCGCAGCTTCGGGATGCTCTCCCCGCAGACGGGGCAGCTCGGCACGCTGCCGCCGAAGCAGAGGACGCCGGAGGCGCtgcagcgggcggcggaggcgatgatgcGGCTTGACAGGAGGGCGTTCCGGGGAGGCTTCATCCTGGAGAAGATCCTCGGGCCGGTGTCCTCCGGCCACATCGAGCTGCGCACCGCCGACCCGAGGGCGAACCCGGCGGTGACGTTCAACTACTTCCGGGAGGCGGAGGACCTGGAGCGGTGCGTCCATGGCGTCGAGACGATCGAGCGGGTCATCCAGTCGCGGGCCTTCTCCAACTTCACCTACGCCAACGCCTCCGTCGAGTCCATCTTCACCGACTCCGCCAACTTCCCCGTCAACCTGCTGCCCCGCCACGCCAACGACTCCCGCTCGCCGGAGCAGTACTGCAAGGACACCGTCATGACCATCTGGCACTACCACGGCGGCTGTcacgtcggcgccgtcgtcgacgacgactacCGGGTGTTCGGGGTGCAGGGGCTCAGGGTCATCGACAGCTCCACCTTCAAGTACTCGCCCGGCACCAATCCTCAGGCCACCGTCATGATGCTCGGCAG GTATATGGGTGTGAAGATTCAGGCCGAGAGATGGAGGAAATGA